One Oceanicoccus sagamiensis genomic region harbors:
- a CDS encoding DsbE family thiol:disulfide interchange protein, translating into MQRFKLFLPLIAFVVVALFFYIMVSRIGDGEYNPQDLPSALVNKSFPAFNLAQLEDPSVQLQQRDLVGKIALINVWATWCPSCHVEHGYLNYLATEKGITIYGVNYKDKAPAALRWLQDKGNPYRLNIFDPMGRLGLDMGVTGAPETYVIDHRGFVRMRFQGPINETVWQEKFQPLMEQLESEQQAQGGV; encoded by the coding sequence ATGCAGCGTTTTAAATTATTTTTACCGTTGATTGCCTTTGTTGTAGTGGCTTTGTTTTTTTATATTATGGTCAGCCGGATTGGCGACGGAGAATATAATCCACAGGACTTGCCCTCGGCCTTGGTGAACAAGTCATTTCCCGCCTTTAATTTGGCGCAATTGGAAGACCCTTCGGTTCAGCTTCAGCAGCGTGATTTGGTGGGCAAGATTGCCCTGATTAATGTGTGGGCGACCTGGTGTCCTTCCTGTCATGTCGAACATGGCTATTTAAATTATCTGGCGACGGAAAAGGGTATCACTATTTACGGTGTTAACTACAAGGATAAGGCCCCGGCCGCGCTGCGCTGGTTGCAAGATAAAGGCAACCCTTATCGCTTAAATATCTTTGACCCCATGGGGCGCCTTGGTTTGGATATGGGGGTGACCGGTGCGCCGGAAACCTATGTGATCGATCATCGCGGCTTTGTGCGTATGCGCTTTCAGGGGCCTATTAATGAAACTGTCTGGCAGGAAAAATTCCAACCCTTAATGGAACAGTTAGAGTCTGAGCAACAAGCGCAGGGGGGTGTGTAG